TTGGGAAGGCCTTTTAAAAATACTTTCAAAAGCATTTAAACTTATCTATATAGTGTTGGTCCAAGCGCCGAAATCAGTTGTTCCACCACTCACCATTTCTCCCCCTCTTTATGTTTACTTCTACATCGCGCTTGCTCAGCGGCGTACTCTTGGCAGGTAGTTTATTCGTACTGGCTGGCTGCGACAAAGGCAATGATCCGCAGGATGCTGCTACTGTTACGGCCTCGGCCGAAGACCAAAGCGTGGCAGAGGACGAAAATGCGGCCATGGGCGACCTGGTAGAAGCCGCCTCGCCCGCCGATATCACGGTGGCCGGCAGCCCGGCCGCGGAGCCCACGGACCTAGTTCGCCTGGCGGGCTCTTGCTTCACGCGCACCTTTGATGCCGCCACTCGCACCCTCACCCTCGACTTTGGCCCCGTAAACTGCGTGGGCCCGAACGGCGTAGCGCGCCGAGGTAAGATTGTGGCCGTTTTCAGTGGCCCGTATCGGCAGGCGGGAGCCACAACCACCATTACCCTGGTAGATTATTACCGCAACGACAACCACCATACCGGTACGCGCACCATCACGAATCTTGGGGGCGGCTCCTGGGACCTCTCAGTGCAGGGGGCCAGCGTAACTACGCCGGCCGGCACGCATACCTGGACCTCGCAGCGCAAGTATACCCGTACGGCTGGTAGCGCTACCCGAACCGTGCTGGATGACACGTATTCCGTAACGGGGCAGGCCAGCGGCACAAACCGCCGGGGCGTCAGCTACACCGCTACTATTGATCAACCTCTGATCAAGAAGTTTCAACTGGGATGCGCCCGCACCTTTGTAGCCGGTACCCTGAGCATTACGAACTCGAAGGAGAAAACCATGCTGCTCAACTACGACCCCACCGGCACCCAGGCCTGCGACAACCTGGCTTCCGTAACCGTGAATGGCAAAACCTGGACCATCCGCTGCGGTCGTTAAGCCCAGCAGACATAAAAATGGCGGCCGGACTCCCAGAGTCCGGCCGCCATTTTTATGTCTGCTGAGGTGGCCTAGGCCACTCGTGCGAGCTTGCGCTACTGCGCGCGGAGCAGGGCTTCGGCCAGAATCAGGTCTTCCGGCGTCGTGATTTTCAGATTGCGGTAGTCGCCGTTTACCAGATGAATGGGTTGCAGGTCTTCCACCACGCTGGCATCATCGGTAAAAGTCGAGAGCTCCGGAAGCTGATAGGCGCGTTGTAATAGGCCTAGCTCGAAGCATTGGGGCGTTTGCACCAGGCGCAGTCGGGTGCGGTCGAGGGCATAGGAGCCCTGCTGACTCAAGCTGCGCACCGAGTCCTTGGGCGGCACTGCTGCTACGGCGGCGCCATGCAGCTCGGCGGCAGCATAAGTGGCCTCTATCACGGCAGCCGACACCAGCGGCCGTACGCCATCGTGTACAGCTACTACACCGGCTTTCTGGGCCTGCAGATGAGCGAGTCCGTTGCGTACTGAAGCCCACCGCGAATGGCCGCCAGCCACAATTGTATGCGGAATAGAAACGCTGTGCCGCGCACAGAGCTCATGCCAGATAGTAAACTGATCCTGAGGTAGTACTACCACACAGTCCTGCACGCTTAGCGCGGGTTCCATAAAGCGCCGAAGCGTATGCAGGAGCACTGGCTCACCGAGGAGTTCCAGAAACTGCTTCGGCCGGCCGGCGCCCATGCGCGTACCGGTTCCGCCCGCAACCAGAATGGCGAATCTGCTTAGTGGCATGCGTGAAACGAGATAAGAAGTGGGAAGATATACCTGGAGAGTGGCCTAGGCTAGTAAACCACAACGCCCAGCCACCAAAGGTAGCTGGGCGTTGTGGTTTGTAGGCGGTAGTCGTCGAAACGAAACCTACAGAATCAGCATGGCGTCGCCGTAGCTGAAGAACTTATACTTCTCCTTGATAGCCAACTGGTAGGCCTCAATTAGGAGTGGATGGCCGGCAAAAGCCGAAGCCATCATCATCAGCGTGCTCTCCGGAGTATGGAAGTTGGTGAGCAGAGCGTTCGAGATTTTGAACTCGTAAGGAGGGAAGATAAACTTATCCGTCCAGCCTTCCGTGGCCTTCAGGCGGGAGTGAGCCGATACCGACGATTCCATGGCGCGCATGGAAGTGGTGCCGATAGCGCAAACCCGCTTCTTGTTATCCAAGGCCCGGTTTACTATCGTGGCCGTTTCGGCGGGCACAATGAAGTTCTCCGAGTCCATTTTGTGCTTGGTCAGGTCTTCCACATCTACGGGGCGGAAGGTGCCTAGGCCTACGTGCAGCGTTACCGGAGCAACCTCTACGCCTTTGATTTCCAGGCGTTTCATTACCTCGCGGGTGAAATGCAAACCAGCCGAAGGCGCGGCTACAGCACCCGTGTTCTTGGCATAAATGGTCTGGTAGCGCTCCTTGTCGGCAGCTTCCGTTTCGCGCGGGATAAACTCCTTCGGAATTGGGGTTTCGCCCAGGTCGTGTAGTGCTTTGTAGAACTCCTCGTCGGGGCCATCAAACAAGAACTTGATAGTCCGGCCGCGCGAGGTGGTGTTGTCGATAACCTCGGCCACCATGTCGCTTTCGCCGAAATACAGCTTATTACCAACGCGGATTTTACGGGCCGGATCTACCAGCACGTCCCAGAGATGAATTTCCTTGTTCAGCTCACGGAGCAGAAATACTTCAATCTTGGCACCGGTTTTTTCCTTGTTGCCATACAGACGAGCGGGAAATACCTTCGTATCGTTTACTACGAAAACGTCTCCTTCGCCAAAATATTCAATAATATCTTTGAAGATGCGGTGCTCAATCTTGCCAGTATCGCGGTGCAGCACCATCAGGCGTGATTCGTCGCGGTTTTTGGCCGGATGCTGTGCCAGTAAGTTTTCAGGCAAGTCAAATTTGAACTCGGACAGTTTCATGGGCCAGACAGGGCAATAGGTGGGGAACCTAATGAAAAAATTGAGCCGCAAAAGTAGTCATTTGCGCCGGATTAATCGTTACTTTTCGCCCGGTGAGGTAAAATGGCGAATTCGTGAAATGGTGCGTGTGTCGTTCAGACTGTGCCATGGATGCCAATGGAACGTTCTGCCTGTCACCAGTGCCTAACTGCTTGCTTCCCTGATGAAAGAACTGCGCCTGACGTTGGAGAGTTTCCGCTTTGCCTGGCAAGCACTTAAGTCCAATCTTCTTCGTACAGTTTTGTCGCTGTTGGGCGTTACCGTCGGGATTTTTGCCATCATTGCGGTATTCACCGTCGTCGATTCGCTGGAAACGAACGTACGGCAAAGCATGAACTTCGTGGGCGACAAGGTCATTTATGTAAATAAGTGGCCGTGGGTGTTCGAAAACAACTTTGCGTGGTGGAAATACTTCAACCGACCCGTGCCTACGGTGCGGGAGTTCCGGGAGTTGCAGCGCCGCTTGGGGCCCAACAACAAGGGCATTGCCATCTTTGCTAATACCAGCGGCAATCTGTTTCGTGTGGGCAGTAACAGCATGGAAGGCTGCAACCTGCAGGGCGTGAGCATGGACTACAACATTGTCTCGGATGTGCCCATTGTGGAAGGACGCTATTTCACACCCCAGGAGGTAGAATCGGCGAGAAACGTGGCTATCATCGGGGCCGAAATTGCCGAAACGCTGTTCCCTAATGGCTCGGCATTGGGTCAGGAGTTCAAAACCCGCGGCCAGAAATTCGTAGTGATTGGCGTGATGCAGAAGGAAGGCAAGAAGCTACTTGATACTCCCAGCAACGACACTAACTGCTTGGTTCCGTTTGGCATGTTCACGAAGATGTTCGCCCTGAGCTCCAATGGCATGGGCGGCGTGGCCCCGAGCATTGGCGTGAAGGGCCGCGACGATGACCCTGGCCTGCTGGATCTGGAGTATGAGATGAAAGGCGTGATGCGCAACATTCGGGGCCTGAAGCCCCAGGATGAGGACAACTTCGCCCTGAACCGCCCCGAAATGCTGGCCAACGCCATTACACAACTCTTCTCGGTCATCGGCATTGCGGGCGCCGTCATAGGTTCGTTTGCTATGCTGGTGGGCGGCTTCGGTATTGCCAACATCATGTTTGTGTCGGTGAAGGAGCGCACCAATATCATCGGGATTCAAAAGTCGTTGGGGGCCAAGAATTATTTCATCCTGTTCCAGTTCCTGTTTGAAGCCGTGTTCCTATGCCTGCTGGGTGGTGGCGCCGGTATTTTGCTCGTGTTCCTGATTACGCTCTTGCCGCAGGATGGGCTGCCGCTTTTCCTTACGGCCGGCAACATCTCGCTGGGCCTGACGGTATCAGTAGTGATTGGGGTATTGGCCGGTATTATTCCGGCAGTGCTGGCCTCTAACCTGGACCCCGTAATTGCTATTCGGGCCCAATGAAAAGCGTTGGCAGTAAGCCTTCAGTGGCCTAGGCCTATCCGTAACAATTTCGTTACCTGGCCTAGGGTAATGTTAACAAATTGTTAACTTGCCGGTCGCTACTTTTGGTCGCCTTCCTTCCGTGAGGCGACCTTCTTTTTGCCATTTTCCTAATTTTTACCTTGGTACAGGCCAATCCCACGCCGTCAGTGGCTTCGTGCTGCTGGCTGTCTGTGCCATTTTTACCCTTGTAGCTCCTATGTCGAAGCTCAAAAAAACCAGTAGAACCAAAGTTGCCGACGAAGTACTGAACGCAGGCAGCGGCCAGACTATCAGGCAGCCCAACATCAACGACAATAAGGTCAAGACCATCAGTGATATCCGCGAGCAGACGCATGGTGAGCGTACCGTTCAGGTAGACGACGAGCAGCGCATCCGCAAAGCTTTCGTAGATAAAGACTGGAACGAAATCAAGATTGCCGACTCCTGGCAGATCTTCAAGGTGATGGCCGAGTTCGTGGAAGGCTTCGAGAAGATGTCGAAGATCGGGCCCTGCGTGTCCATCTTTGGCTCGGCCCGCACCAAGCCCGATAACCCCTACTATCAGATGGCCGAAGAAATTGCGGCTAAGCTGGTGCGCCACGGCTACGGCGTTATCACGGGGGGCGGCCCCGGCATCATGGAGGCTGGCAACAAGGGTGCCCACTCTGAGGGCGGCCGCTCGGTAGGCCTGAACATTGAGCTGCCCTTCGAGCAGTTCAACAACATCTACATCGACCCCGATAAGATCATCAACTTCGACTACTTCTTCGTGCGGAAGGTGATGTTCGTTAAGTATGCGCAGGGCTTCATCGGCATGCCCGGCGGCTTCGGCACGCTCGATGAGCTGTTTGAGGCTATTACCCTGATTCAGACCAAGAAGATTGGCCGCTTCCCCATCGTGCTGGTAGGTACCAAGTACTGGCAGGGGATGTTCGACTGGATTGAGCAAGTGATGCTCCAGGACGAGCGCAACATTTCGCCCGAGGACATGCACCTCGTGCAGTTGGTTGACGATGCCGAATCGGCGGTGAAAATCATCGACGATTTCTACAGCAAATACTTGCTCTCGCCAAACTTCTAGGCCACTTCGGCTGCTATACAAGCTCCCCGCTTTTTCGTGAGAAGAGGCGGGGAATTTTGTGTGTAGTGCGTCTGGTACGGTGGGTGAAGCGGTTGATGACTGCGACTTTAGCCCTAAGGCATGTTTCCAAAGCTGTGGCGCAGTTGGGCATATTACTGTTGTAATGCCGAAATCGGTGCGACTGGCTTACCTTGCAACGGCGGCCAAAACACGGTCGTCGTTTCGTATGGAGGCAGTAGTTGAGTATGATTATCTGATTGTGGGCGGCGGTGCGGCGGGGCTGAGCCTGGCTTATCACATCAGCCAGGAGCCGCGCCTGCGCCACAAGCGGGTGCTGCTGCTGGAACCCGAAGCCAAGGATAAAAACGACCGTACTTGGTCGTTCTGGGCTGATAAGCCCACGCTTTTCGATGGCATAGTGGCCTACGAGTGGGGCCAGCTGGCTTTTCGCAGCCCCGGTTTCGAGCACGTGTTTCCCTTGAAGCGCCACCGCTACAAAATGATTCGGGGCCTGGATTTCTACCGATTTGTACGGGCCGCGCTGGCCGATAACCCGCAGTTTACACTGCTCCAAACGACGGTGAGTGGCCTAGAGAACCGGCCTGAAGGTGGCGCACAAGCCACTACGCCGCTCGGCACGTTTACGGCCCGCTACGCCTTCGATAGCCGCCCGCCCGAGCTAGTGCCACGCCCCGAGAAGCATCGGTATCTGCTGCAGCATTTTGTGGGTTGGGAGGTAGAAACAGACCACGACGTGTTTGACCCCACCACGGTGGAGTTCATGGACTTTCGGGGTGAGCAGCACCACGAAGCACGCTTTATGTATGTGCTGCCCTTCAGTAAGCGCCGGGCTTTAGTCGAATATACCCTGTTTTCGGCCGAGCTGCTCCCTAAAGAGGCCTACGAACAGGCCATGCGACTATACCTGCACAATACGCTGGGAGTAACCGATTTCCGGATTGAGGCCGAGGAAATTGGCGCCATCCCGATGACGGACCACCCGCTGCAGAGCCGTGTAGGCCACTCCATCATCAACCTAGGCACCCGCGCCGGACGGGCAAAACCCAGCACGGGCTATGCCTTTAAGCGCATTCAGGAGCACTCGGCCCGCCTGGTGGAGGCGCTGGCTACTACTGACAACCCCCCCCGGAACTCTACCAACGACCACTGGCAGTTTCAGCTGTTTGATACGCTGCTGCTGGATATCATGCAGCGCCGCGGCGAGCGTACCCGCGACCTGTTCACGGAGCTTTTCCAGCGAAACCCACCGGAGCGGATTTTTGATTTTCTGGATGAGCGTACTTCCTGGGCTGAAAACCTGCAGGTGATGAACTCCGTGACGCCGTGGCCCTTTCTGCAGTCTATCTGGCACGTGTTGCGCCGCAGGCCGGGTAAAAGGTGAAATGGTCAAGCCGTGAGGTAGGGAAGAGGTGAAGATGTGACCTAGGGCATCTATGCCAACTACGCCTACTCTAAAAGCACGTCATCCTGAGCTGGCGCAGGATCTTGTCAGGTAAGAACGACTGGCCTAGAGCCCCGTGCTCACGTGAGAAGATCCTGCGCCAGGTTAGGATGACGTACTTGCTATACTTATATACTGCTCTGACTTCACTGTCTTACCGCCAGGCTTTCCTCGCTCTCTAGGTACTCCCGTGCGGCACGCACTGTAGCTGGGGTAAGCGGCTCTAAGCAGGGCGCGGGCGCGGAGAGATTGAGCAAATAGCCGCTCAGGCTTGGCAGATTATCCAGATCGTGCGTGATGCAGAGTACGGTTTTCTGTTGTTCTGTAACCCAGGAGTGCAACAAGTCGAACACGCGGCGCCGGTAGTACACATCGAGCTGCTGCGTGGGCTCATCGAGGAGGTACAGGGCGGCATCTTGCAGGCTCAGCTGCGCCAACCACACCAGTTGCTGCTCACCCCCCGATAGTTGGGTGAAGTCGCGCTCGGCGAGATGCGTGGCGCCCACTTTCGCCAAAGCTTCATCGGCCAGCGCATAATCAACCGATGTATAGGCACTCAGAAAACGGTGGTGCCGAAAACGGCCCATCACTACCAACTGACGCACCGAAATGGAAAACTCCACGCTGCCACGCTGGGGCAGGTAGGCCAGTAGGCCACTGTTGGCTGGCTGGCGCACCGTGCGCAAGTCCTGGCCGAGTACCTCAATGGTGCCTTGGTACGGAATGCGGCCCGTAAGGGCCCGGAAAAGAGTGGTTTTGCCGCAGCCGTTGTGGCCTACAATAGCTATGAAGGTGGGCTCAGGTACCGACAAAAAAAGATTGCGGAGCAGGACACGCTGTCCATACCCCGCAATCAGATTTTCTATAGTCAGAGGTAGAAGCTGGGAGCTAGATGCTAGAGGCGGTTGATTATCAATAACCTGCTGCATTTTCTTTGTCCTGGCTCCCGTCTTCTAGCTTCTTAATACTCGTCTTCGTTGAACATGAAGTCTTCTTTGGTCGGGTAGTCCGGCCAAACTTCTTCAATATTCTCGTAAGGCTGACCGTCGTCCTCCAGGGCCTGTAGGTTTTCCACTACTTCCATCGGGGCACCCGAGCGGATAGAGTAATCGATGAGCTCATCCTTGGTGGCAGGCCAGGGTGCATCTTCCAGATACGAAGCAAGTTCCAGAGTCCAGTACATAGTCGTGTGTGCTACTAAAAAAGGTTGGCAAATTGTAGAGCGTCGTTAGCAAAAACCTAGCCGATGCCGTGGGCATGACACCATTACCGACGCGGGGTTGCTTTTGCTGACGACAACGTAAAATACAAGCGAAAGTTGAACTACTGGCTTACGCGCTGGCGCAACATGGTAATCAGGTCGTTTTTAGTGCGAATTTTTCGCTCAAACGCCCTGATTTTGCCTTGCAGCATCGTGCGGAACGCGTCATTGCCGGGCGAGTCGTTGAGCTTGCCCAGGTTGTCCTCCAGCACTTCCTGTTCCTGCTTATCAGACTTGATGAAGTCGCGTAGGGCCTGCACCCGGATGGTGACCTGCTCCTCGGGCGTACCGGCCTCGGGGCCGGAGGGCTGGCGCTTCCGGATGAAATGCTCTAGGGCGCTCATCTCAAATACTTTATCGCAGGCAAGAATAAACTGCTCCCACACCCGGTCAGACTCTTCGCCACGCACCGGACCTACTTTTTTCCAGGCGGCCTGC
The Hymenobacter gelipurpurascens DNA segment above includes these coding regions:
- a CDS encoding LOG family protein encodes the protein MSKLKKTSRTKVADEVLNAGSGQTIRQPNINDNKVKTISDIREQTHGERTVQVDDEQRIRKAFVDKDWNEIKIADSWQIFKVMAEFVEGFEKMSKIGPCVSIFGSARTKPDNPYYQMAEEIAAKLVRHGYGVITGGGPGIMEAGNKGAHSEGGRSVGLNIELPFEQFNNIYIDPDKIINFDYFFVRKVMFVKYAQGFIGMPGGFGTLDELFEAITLIQTKKIGRFPIVLVGTKYWQGMFDWIEQVMLQDERNISPEDMHLVQLVDDAESAVKIIDDFYSKYLLSPNF
- a CDS encoding DUF2795 domain-containing protein, whose amino-acid sequence is MYWTLELASYLEDAPWPATKDELIDYSIRSGAPMEVVENLQALEDDGQPYENIEEVWPDYPTKEDFMFNEDEY
- the queA gene encoding tRNA preQ1(34) S-adenosylmethionine ribosyltransferase-isomerase QueA, producing MKLSEFKFDLPENLLAQHPAKNRDESRLMVLHRDTGKIEHRIFKDIIEYFGEGDVFVVNDTKVFPARLYGNKEKTGAKIEVFLLRELNKEIHLWDVLVDPARKIRVGNKLYFGESDMVAEVIDNTTSRGRTIKFLFDGPDEEFYKALHDLGETPIPKEFIPRETEAADKERYQTIYAKNTGAVAAPSAGLHFTREVMKRLEIKGVEVAPVTLHVGLGTFRPVDVEDLTKHKMDSENFIVPAETATIVNRALDNKKRVCAIGTTSMRAMESSVSAHSRLKATEGWTDKFIFPPYEFKISNALLTNFHTPESTLMMMASAFAGHPLLIEAYQLAIKEKYKFFSYGDAMLIL
- a CDS encoding ABC transporter permease: MKELRLTLESFRFAWQALKSNLLRTVLSLLGVTVGIFAIIAVFTVVDSLETNVRQSMNFVGDKVIYVNKWPWVFENNFAWWKYFNRPVPTVREFRELQRRLGPNNKGIAIFANTSGNLFRVGSNSMEGCNLQGVSMDYNIVSDVPIVEGRYFTPQEVESARNVAIIGAEIAETLFPNGSALGQEFKTRGQKFVVIGVMQKEGKKLLDTPSNDTNCLVPFGMFTKMFALSSNGMGGVAPSIGVKGRDDDPGLLDLEYEMKGVMRNIRGLKPQDEDNFALNRPEMLANAITQLFSVIGIAGAVIGSFAMLVGGFGIANIMFVSVKERTNIIGIQKSLGAKNYFILFQFLFEAVFLCLLGGGAGILLVFLITLLPQDGLPLFLTAGNISLGLTVSVVIGVLAGIIPAVLASNLDPVIAIRAQ
- a CDS encoding lycopene cyclase family protein, which codes for MEAVVEYDYLIVGGGAAGLSLAYHISQEPRLRHKRVLLLEPEAKDKNDRTWSFWADKPTLFDGIVAYEWGQLAFRSPGFEHVFPLKRHRYKMIRGLDFYRFVRAALADNPQFTLLQTTVSGLENRPEGGAQATTPLGTFTARYAFDSRPPELVPRPEKHRYLLQHFVGWEVETDHDVFDPTTVEFMDFRGEQHHEARFMYVLPFSKRRALVEYTLFSAELLPKEAYEQAMRLYLHNTLGVTDFRIEAEEIGAIPMTDHPLQSRVGHSIINLGTRAGRAKPSTGYAFKRIQEHSARLVEALATTDNPPRNSTNDHWQFQLFDTLLLDIMQRRGERTRDLFTELFQRNPPERIFDFLDERTSWAENLQVMNSVTPWPFLQSIWHVLRRRPGKR
- a CDS encoding 2-C-methyl-D-erythritol 4-phosphate cytidylyltransferase; its protein translation is MPLSRFAILVAGGTGTRMGAGRPKQFLELLGEPVLLHTLRRFMEPALSVQDCVVVLPQDQFTIWHELCARHSVSIPHTIVAGGHSRWASVRNGLAHLQAQKAGVVAVHDGVRPLVSAAVIEATYAAAELHGAAVAAVPPKDSVRSLSQQGSYALDRTRLRLVQTPQCFELGLLQRAYQLPELSTFTDDASVVEDLQPIHLVNGDYRNLKITTPEDLILAEALLRAQ
- a CDS encoding ABC transporter ATP-binding protein; the protein is MDNQPPLASSSQLLPLTIENLIAGYGQRVLLRNLFLSVPEPTFIAIVGHNGCGKTTLFRALTGRIPYQGTIEVLGQDLRTVRQPANSGLLAYLPQRGSVEFSISVRQLVVMGRFRHHRFLSAYTSVDYALADEALAKVGATHLAERDFTQLSGGEQQLVWLAQLSLQDAALYLLDEPTQQLDVYYRRRVFDLLHSWVTEQQKTVLCITHDLDNLPSLSGYLLNLSAPAPCLEPLTPATVRAAREYLESEESLAVRQ